The following proteins are encoded in a genomic region of Musa acuminata AAA Group cultivar baxijiao chromosome BXJ2-11, Cavendish_Baxijiao_AAA, whole genome shotgun sequence:
- the LOC135627307 gene encoding protein LURP-one-related 8-like, producing MEATRGETKKKAVEDRAGEGETKGGWPREVFPELCSPAPVRLTVWCKSLLFNSHGYTVYDDADGRMVFRVDNYAHNWKQETVLMDRAGHVLLTIRRCRKILNLTESWEAYKGDKDVQRIVREQRPLFKATKDLGSPSCTISMFPEDGVKPLGYRMSWSREKEWSKIYQAAANAPVAEIGRKYGSMPMKLLDKDVLALRVQPGMDQALAMAMIMITNSMR from the exons ATGGAGGCGACGAGAGGCGAGACGAAGAAGAAGGCAGTGGAGGATAGGGCGGGGGAAGGGGAGACAAAGGGCGGGTGGCCGAGAGAGGTCTTCCCGGAGCTGTGCTCACCGGCACCCGTCCGGCTTACGGTCTGGTGCAAGTCACTCCTCTTCAACAGCCACGGGTACACCGTGTACGACGACGCCGACGGCCGGATGGTCTTCCGGGTCGACAACTACGCCCACAACTGGAAGCAGGAGACGGTGCTCATGGATCGCGCCGGCCATGTCCTGCTCACCATCCGCCGCTGCCGCAAG ATCTTGAACTTGACAGAGAGTTGGGAGGCCTACAAAGGAGACAAGGATGTCCAAAGAATAGTGAGAGAGCAAAGACCGCTGTTCAAAGCCACAAAGGACTTGGGCAGCCCTAGTTGCACCATATCGATGTTCCCCGAAGATGGAGTGAAGCCTTTAGGCTATCGCATGAGCTGGTCTCGCGAGAAGGAATGGTCCAAGATCTATCAGGCCGCCGCAAATGCTCCTGTAGCTGAG ATTGGCAGAAAATACGGTTCGATGCCGATGAAATTACTGGACAAAGATGTTTTAGCACTGAGAGTGCAGCCTGGGATGGATCAAGCTCTTGCGATGGCAATGATTATGATCACAAATTCAATGAGGTAA